CGCTCCTTGTTTCCATAGTCAAAACCCTGCTGATGTCCGACCGGAACAAGAGCCTCTCTCCGGCTGACGTCACGAAGAATATTAATGACTTTATGTACAGGAATACTCCCGATGACGTATTTTTAACGCTTTTCCTCGGCGTGATAGAAGTAAAAACAGGGAAAATGACCTATACGCTGGCCGGCCACCCTTCCCCCGTGGTTTTCAGGAGCGCCGACAACAGCCTTGAAAAGCTGGAGCTTTGCGGTGGTATGGTCGGCTCGTTCGAGGGCAACCTGTTCGAGGAGAAGGAAGTTATAATAGGAAGCGGCTCCAGAATGCTATTATACACAGATGGTCTTATCGAGGCGGCCAGCGCCAAAGGCGAAGAGTTCGGATTGGAGCGGGTAAACAGTTTGGTCAGCGGAAAGTATAATTTGCGTTCGTCTGATATTATTGGAGAGATACTTAAAACGCTGGAAACCCATACCGGTGGTGCAACACTGTCGGATGATGTTACAATGCTCGTTGTAGATTATAATAAAAACGGTAGCGGCTAATATTGTGAATTGCTGTTTTGCAAGAAGGTTTATTTTCATTTGTGAGAGGATAGAGTGAAACTTACAAGCAAAGAGATAAAGGGTGTAACAGTTTTCGAGTTGGACGGAAATATAAAGTCCATGGAGGATCTGGAAACGTTTTCCAATACGGTTGACGGCGTGATTTCAGACGGGTGCAGGAAACTTCTGCTTAACTTTGAAGGGGTGAACTTCATCAATAGCTCCGGGCTGGGGCGCCTGATCATGATAATACGGAAGATGGGGGAGGTTAAAGGAACCCTGAAGGTCTCCAATCTTGGGGATGATCTTGAAGAACTGTTCAATTTCACGAAATTGAACGAGAAAGTAAATGTATTTCCAACCGAGGAGGATGCATTAGCAGATTTTGGTAACTCCTGATGTGACGGATTCCTCTGTTTTTTCCAACCGGCCGATTTCTTCAGGGTTGGATGGAGCTCTGTATGGATTCTTTTTTGACTCCCTGTATTCATCAGGGGAAATGTTCCAAACCTATTGACGTTTTCTTTCAAACTAAAACTATTTCACATGAACGGATAATGATATATGAAATTTGATTCGCTGAATCTTGATCCCTCGCTTCTGAAGGGGATTGCCGAAATGGGGTATCAGAAATGCACCCCTGTACAGGAACAGGGGCTTCCCGAAAGCCTTTTGGGAAGGGATATTTGTATTCAGGCTCAGACCGGAACAGGCAAAACCGGCGTGTTCCTGATAACGATAATTCAAAGGCTGATTGAGATGGGACCGACAAAAGATGAAGGCAACGCAATAAGGGCCCTCATACTTGTGCCGACCAGGGAGCTTGCCGTCCAGGTGGAGACTCAGGCGATAGCTCTGTGTAAACATCTCCCTTTCAAAACGGTATCCATGTACGGGGGGGTAGGGTATGACAAACAGCAAAAAGATCTCCTTAAAAATCCGGAGATCGCCGTTGCCACCCCTGGCAGACTGATAGATTTCATTAAAAGCAGGACGGTCGATGTTTCCAGGACCTCCATCCTTGTAGTTGATGAGGCTGACAGGATGTTTGACATGGGATTCATGCCGGATGTCAGATGGATCGTAAAAAAATCTCCCGAGATAGGGAAAAAGCAGGCGATGATCCTGTCGGCCACGCTTGATGCGCGTATCAGGAGGCTCGCGGGACAGTTCATGAAAGATGCCGTTGAAGTCGAAGTAGAGCCCGATCAAATCACCGTCGACAAGGTTAAACAGCTCCTTTTTCATATCGGGCGTGAAGACAAAATGAGGCTTCTCCTCACCTTGATAGAGAAAGAGCAGATGGAAAAGCTTCTGATCTTCACGAACATGAAGCGTACCGCCGAGGATGTTTCGCGCAGACTGAATTCAAACGGGCATATAGCGGAAGCTCTGACCGGTGATGTTGCTCAGCAGAAAAGGCTGAGGCTTGTCGAAAAATTCAAGGAAAATAAGATCAATATACTCGTAGCTACCGATGTTGCGGCGCGCGGGCTTCATGTTGACGGGATAACGCATGTAATAAACTTCGACCTTCCGTCGGAAGCGGCCAGCTATGTACACAGGATAGGGAGAACGGCGAGAGCAGGCGCGGAGGGGATAGCATATACGCTCGCGTGCGAGGACCTTGTTGAGCATCTGGAGGGGATTGAAAAATATATCGAACAGAAAATAGAGATAGGGCATGTAGATTTTGAACTTGTTGATGATAAGCTCGGCAACTATCGCGCGAAGACTCCTGGAAGAAGAGGGGGTTTCGGCGGAAAGTCTGAAGGTGGATATCATGGCGCGCCAAGGGGTAGATCCAGCTCCGCTGGCGGCGGCAGAAAAACGCCCCAAAGGGAGTATGGCACGGCAAAAGAGGGGGGGGCGAAGAAACCGTTCCAGAGGAAACATCCCGAGGGAGGAAGGAAAAGTGAACATATCCCCGAAAAAAGTGCTGTAAAAAAAGGGATGAACCAAGAGGAAAGACTTGCGTACTACAAGAAAAAGTATGGGGAGTCGTTTTCTCAAGGTTCCAAATAGAATGTTTGCAAATCGGCTGGATGGGTCGAGCATCCGAAGGCCCGGTTTCGGCGCGCCGCTGGCGCTTTTATTCCTTGCGATTTTCCTTCACGGCTGTGCTTCGACAGAGCCATGCTGGAAGCCAGATTTCAGCAAGAAGGGGATAAACGGCTTCTCGGAAACAAAATGGCCCTGCTCCAGTCCATCAGGAAGTACTAGCCGATAGCGCAACTGAACAGATCTCGCTGATCTTTCCTATCGCCCGACTTCGTCAGCCATCTTTTTTATGTAGTCATCCA
This sequence is a window from Nitrospinota bacterium. Protein-coding genes within it:
- a CDS encoding STAS domain-containing protein, which encodes MKLTSKEIKGVTVFELDGNIKSMEDLETFSNTVDGVISDGCRKLLLNFEGVNFINSSGLGRLIMIIRKMGEVKGTLKVSNLGDDLEELFNFTKLNEKVNVFPTEEDALADFGNS
- a CDS encoding DEAD/DEAH box helicase; amino-acid sequence: MKFDSLNLDPSLLKGIAEMGYQKCTPVQEQGLPESLLGRDICIQAQTGTGKTGVFLITIIQRLIEMGPTKDEGNAIRALILVPTRELAVQVETQAIALCKHLPFKTVSMYGGVGYDKQQKDLLKNPEIAVATPGRLIDFIKSRTVDVSRTSILVVDEADRMFDMGFMPDVRWIVKKSPEIGKKQAMILSATLDARIRRLAGQFMKDAVEVEVEPDQITVDKVKQLLFHIGREDKMRLLLTLIEKEQMEKLLIFTNMKRTAEDVSRRLNSNGHIAEALTGDVAQQKRLRLVEKFKENKINILVATDVAARGLHVDGITHVINFDLPSEAASYVHRIGRTARAGAEGIAYTLACEDLVEHLEGIEKYIEQKIEIGHVDFELVDDKLGNYRAKTPGRRGGFGGKSEGGYHGAPRGRSSSAGGGRKTPQREYGTAKEGGAKKPFQRKHPEGGRKSEHIPEKSAVKKGMNQEERLAYYKKKYGESFSQGSK